The window GTCCGGCGGCGGTGATGACGAACGGGGGTGAGGGGGGGACATGGCACGCGATCGAGTGACGTTGCTCAGTTCCACGATCGGCCGCCGCGAGATCTTGCGGTTGGGCGGCGGCGTTGCGGCGCTCGCGCTCGGGGCGGGCGCGGCGCTCGCCGGGCCCGCGTCCCGCGCCGAGGCGCAGGGAACGGCCGCGATGTCGATGCAGTTCGCGTGGTTCCTCAACTCGCAGGCGGCCGGCGAACTGGTCGCGATCGCCAAAGGCTACTACCGGGACGTCGGGATCGACCTCAAGATGCAGCCCGGCGGCCCCGCGCTCGACCCGATCCAGGTCGTGGCCGGCGGCGGGACCACCTTCGGCGATGTGGCGTCGATCGGCGTCCTGCTGAACGCGCGCAGCCGCGGCCTGCCGATCAAAGCCTTCGGGACGGTGCTGCAGAAGCATCCGTTCGCGTTCTTCTTCCTGAAGTCGTCGGGAATCCGGACGCCCAAGGATTTCGAAGGCAAGACGATCGGCATCCAGCCGACCGCGCGGCCGCTGCTCGACGCGGTGCTGCACAAGCACAACGTCCCGAAGGACCGGGTCAAGGTGATCTTCGTGGGCGGCGATATCGCGCCGCTGGCGACCCACCAGGTGGACGTGATCACGGGATGGGTGATCGACCGGCTGCCGCTGTTCGCCAGCCTCGGGCTCGCGACGCAAGTCGGCTACTTCCGGCTGTGGGATCTCGGCATCCGCCAGTACGCCTACACGTACTTCACGACCGATCAGGCGTACACGCAGCGCCGCGAGGTGCTGACGC of the bacterium genome contains:
- a CDS encoding ABC transporter substrate-binding protein gives rise to the protein MARDRVTLLSSTIGRREILRLGGGVAALALGAGAALAGPASRAEAQGTAAMSMQFAWFLNSQAAGELVAIAKGYYRDVGIDLKMQPGGPALDPIQVVAGGGTTFGDVASIGVLLNARSRGLPIKAFGTVLQKHPFAFFFLKSSGIRTPKDFEGKTIGIQPTARPLLDAVLHKHNVPKDRVKVIFVGGDIAPLATHQVDVITGWVIDRLPLFASLGLATQVGYFRLWDLGIRQYAYTYFTTDQAYTQRREVLTRFLSASARGWLDARDHPEEAIDIVLKSASGLNRALEITTLKNMGDYFTSIATKQHGWGYMDPKVWAELSDTYFALEQMPRPVKPDEIMTNDLVSAAKTPKV